From Alteromonas sp. BL110:
CATCTAAACTACCCGCGATAAAAAGTGCAAAAGTTTATGACGACGCATTCACGGTCATTGCAAGCTATACCATGGATGACTTTCAAGGAGATATATCGCCTTCGACTGTGAAAGAAGGCGCAACTTTCGGTAAACACCTGATTTATTACCTCAAGCCCATAGAATTTAACAATGAAGTAATTGGTTACCTCATACTTACCGCAAGCACAACTTCGTTAGAGCAACAGCAGCAACATGCTATGTATGTCGTATTAGGCGTGATCATAATCAGTATGCTATTTACTTACCTCTTTCACTGGCGACTTCAGAGTTTTCTGTCAAAACCGATTCAACAACTTATTTCTCTTGTTAAGTTTGTAGGAAGTAAACGTGAGTACGCTAAACGCCTGCCTGATAGAAGAGATGATGAGCTCGGTGAACTGTTTAAAGGTGTTAATCACATTCTGGCCACTGTAGAAGATCATCAAGCTCAGCTTCAAGCCCAGAACACAGAATTAGAGCGAGTAGTAGAACTGCGCACTAGGCAGCTATATCAAAAAGCGAACTACGATGCTCTAACCCAACTTCCAAACAGACATTTGTTTGTAGAAAAGTTAGATGAAGCCGTAAACAAAGCTAATGCCCAAAACACTGCCCTTTCTATTTTGTTTCTCGATCTTGATAGGTTCAAACTTATTAACGACACGCTAGGTCATGATGTAGGCGATGAAGTCTTAATTATCGTGGCCAAAAAGCTAACGGCAATAGTTACCAAAAAAGATTGCGTTTGCCGCTGGGGTGGTGATGAGTTTGTAATAATGCTAGAGGATGTTGCCGAACATGATGAGCTTGTTGCTTTATCTTCTGAAATTATCGAGAGCCTTAGCCAGCCAATGGCAATAGGTAGCAACCAGCTTCACATTTCAACCAGTATTGGCATTGCACTACATCAAAAGAACTTAGAAACGGGAATAGAAATATTAAAGCACGCTGATACGAGCATGTATCATGCTAAAGAAAAAGGCCCTGGGGGCTATAGCTTTTTTAATATTGAAATGCTTGAAGAGTCTTTGGTTCGTCTATCTTTAGAAAGTAGAATTCGACAAGCGATTAAACTAGAGGGCGCATTCTCGCTAGTGTATCAACCTCAGGTCTGCATACGTAGTGGTAGAATTATCGGCCTAGAATCGTTGATACGCTGGAACGACGAAGGCACTGATATCGCGCCATCTCAGTTTATCCCCGTTGCTGAAGAGGCGGGATTAATAAACCCTCTTACTACTTGGGTACTTTCAAATGTATGCCAACAAATTCGTAAGTGGCTAGATGAAGGGCTAAGTTTAGTACCGGTGGCGGTCAATTTACCTGCAAGCTTTTTGATCCAGCTAGACTGTGCAGAGCAAATCGAAGAGGTATTGAGTAAGTATCATGTCCCACCACATTTATTGGAAGTTGAGCTAACTGAAAATACATTTATTAGCTCTACGGACTTTGCATTAACTTCTCTTAAAAAGCTGAAAAAAATTGGCCTCAACATTTCCATCGATGATTTTGGCACTGGCTATTCTTGCCTTAGCTACATAGGCACACTTCCTATCAACAAGCTTAAAATTGACGGTAGCTTCGTTTCTCAATTAGGGCAATCAAGCTCTAATGACGGTATTGTTAACACCATCATAATGCTTGCGAAAAGCTTAGAGTTGACCACTTTGGGCGAGTGCGTAGAAACTAAAGAGCAGCAGCAGGCCCTTGCTGAAATGGGCTGTGACTCTGTCCAAGGCTACCTGCACCATAAACCGCTTAAAAGCAGTGAGATAGCGCCTTTGATGTCTCGACATTGAGATAGTGAATAAAGACCGAGCCGCTATCAAACTGTTAAGAGCACGGCCATTCCCTTTCATTAAGCAAGCCTTTTTCTATAAGCTTTTGTCGACGGTCTTCGATAACCAATTTCAATTCATCTCTAACTAATCTTACTGCGGGGGTGATCAAATGTCGGCTGGGTAACATTATCCACATTTCAGTTAATGGAACCTGATACTGATGCAACACCCGCTTTAATTTACCGCTTAATAAATCTTCGGCCACATCGATGACTGATTTTTTGGCAACGCCCATACCGTCGACGCACCATCGCCTAACAATGTCTCCATCGTTCACCGCGCGGTTGCTGCGCACTTTCACCTTAATTTTTTCGTTCTCTTTCACCAATTCCCATGTGTTATGGGTTTGATCGTAAAGTTTATAGAGTAAGGCATTATGCTGGTTAAGTTCATCTGCTGTTAGCGGTTCACCGTACTTTTCAAGGTATTCGGGCGATGCGCAAATAACGTGTGGAATGTTGCACAATTTAAAGCCATACATTTGTGATTCTTTTACTGCTTCTTTGGTCATTGCACGAAGCGCTACATCAACACCGTCCCGATAAAAATCTACTCGGCTATCGCTTACATGTAGTCGTAACGAAAGTTCGGGGTTTTCACTCTGCACTTTATTCAGCAGTTCGCGCATTAAATTACGTCCCATTTCCGAAGACATCGCCATGCGAAGCTCACCATTAACACTTTGCTTTTCCTCAGTAATGAGTGATAAACCTTGCTGGAGTGTATTTAGCGCCTGTTGAGCCATCGGTAAGTATTGTTCCCCTTCATGGGACAGCCTAATTCTGCGTGTACTCCTCACAAATAGCGCTACGCCAAGCTGCTCTTCTAAACGCTTAATGGCCATACTTGCAGCAGATGAACTGATATCAAGTTTCTTAGCCGCTGCCGTTATCGAATTGACTTCAGCGACTTTTACAAACACAGAAAGGTCTTCGGTTTTCATTTTTTCCTCGCAGGTTTAGTCCACATACGCCCTTATAAACAAAAAACAAAAAGCAAATGGATCACTTTTATTATCCACGTTTTCGGGAAAGTCCTTATCGATTTTGGTCGTTTATTATCCGTTAACCAACGAATAAACTGTTATTCATTCGTTAATGACGTTAGTAGCAAGGATAAACAGGAGCTTTATATGAAATACCTCACGTGGCGCAAACTAACCATAGCATCACTAGTTGTAGGCACTTGTGCTGCTTTATTGCCCAGTGCCTATGCTGATACAAAGGTAGTAAGTGCAGAAAATGTTGAATGGGGTTACTTGAACCCTGCACGCGGTGACAAAAGTCCAGGCGCGGCTGACCTCTGGGGTGATAGAACAAAAAACACAGCCGCCGGTATGCTAGTTCGTTTTAATAAGGGTTTTGAATCGCCACCACACATTCACAACATTACCTATCGGGGTATTGTTATTGAAGGTGAAATGCACAACGCCGACCCCAGTGCCGCTAAAATGTGGATGCCAACAGGTTCGTTTTGGACTCAACCTGCGGGCGAAGATCACACTACAGCAGCAAAGGACAAAACCAACCTGATTTATCTGGAAATTGACGAAGGTCCGTATTTAGTTAAACCGTCAAAAGAACATTTCGACAATGGAGAACGACCCGTTAATTTGCACATCAATAATATGGTATGGCTGCAAAAGAGTGACCTGGTCAACATTGCGGCTGAAGGCGTGTCCGCCACCTATCTATGGGGCGATACCAATAGTGTTTACGGTACTTTAGTTAAACTGTCAAGTGGCTTTGAAGGTTCAATAACATCTAGCGGTGATGAATTTAAGGCCGTAGTGATAAAGGGCAGCTTAAACTATAAGCAAGATAGCAACGCTAAAGCACTTGCCCTTGATGCGGGAAGCTATATCGAATCATCCACGCCAGTAACTCACGAAGTCCGCAACGTAAGTGATGCTGACGCTATCGTTTATGTTAGAAGCTCATCTAAGTATCAAGTAAATAGCTGAAGTACACGGTAATAATTAGGAGGGCTGCACTTAATGTGCAGCACCACCAAACCATTGCGATACTGGTGATTTCAATACGCGTGAGCGCTAAACACAAAGATGCAGTGAGTAGCATCCAGCCTATTAACTTGGTAATGGGTGGCGAGGGTAATACCCGTAACACCTGCGTTAATACCCTACTATTACCTGCCTGCTTAGCGTGTTTGTTCATTACTAACATTAAACATAAGAAGCCTAACAGCTGTAGTATAAAAACCAGTGTTATCATTCCTGCTCCTTTTTCACACGAGTACCAGATTTAGTACTTATTTTGGCAATATCCGCATTGGTAATACGTAAACCTATCTTTTTCGCTGCCCAATGCAAGATGATACCTGAAACGAAAAAAGCAGGAATAAAGCTTAAATAAACGCTATCTAAATATTCGATACTGTTTGCTATTCGGTCTCTAAATGACACGAGTTCTATAGCGACGGTGACAAAACAAAGCCCACTTGCTAGTGCGAACTGCTCTTTCCAAGCAACAGCAGCTTTAGTGCGCCAGAATGCGTGAACCGCACTTAATGCCCACACAGTAAAAAATGTGTTTACTTCCAATTGGGCACGGCCTTCAACATCGTGTCCTATCAATTTGTTAGCAATGAAAAACGATACGCTAGCCAATATTAAGCCAGCAACAGCTGCTACGTTGCCTTTTTCCACAAGTGCCAACGTGAACGGGTTTTGCTTAGCGCTTTTTTTCCGCTGAGTTACCCAAATGATATTGCCTGTAGCAATAAGCGCGCAGCCTAAAATGCCTAAACCAAATAGTAACCATCGCATGCCAATAGGGGCAAAATTTGCCTGATGAAGTCCGTATAGAATGCGTCGTATTTGAGCTGGAACCGTTTCGTCATCGTAACCTTTGAGTGGTTTACCAGTATAGGTTTCAAAAACTAAACGTTCTGCGCGGTTGGATACTGTTGTGGCCTTGCTGCGTTCTACAATCATACGGCTATTTTTATACCCTACGCCTTCAACGGTAATTCTTGCTATTGGATTGGGCTCGCGCCATTGGTTAGCAATTTGTTCTAGTATATGCGCATAGTTGTGCTTGGGAGGCAGCGTCGACGCTTTTAACAAGTGATCGTTACCAATAATTTTTTCATTTAAATGCAGGCTCGGCAGTGAAGGAATAATCTGGCTGTTTACACCTCGTTCTCCCCGCTCGAAGTTAGCGTTAGCGGTATAGGGCAAATACATAATCGCGTAGATGAAAATGCCGCTAAGGCAGATCATTATACAAAATGGAATAGTGAGAATACCGGCTAAAGCATGAAAGTCGGTGGTCCACTTTTTTAGCTTTTGTGGGCGTAGCGTAAAAAAGTCTTTAAAAAACCTGCGGTGTGTATAAATTCCGGTAAAAATAGCAAGCAGCATTGCCATTGCAGCAACGCCCGCAATGTATCGCCCGCCATAGCCTCGAAGTTGCAATGTGTAGTGGAAATTCCTAAAAAACAGGCCACCTTTAGTGTCTGTTTCGTTTTCAACTGATGCTAGCTGATTATTAAATACAACGGTTTGCCTTTGCTTACCCTCACGCCATTGTACACTCCAAAGTGCAGAACGCTCTGACGGCAAAGCTATTCGCCACTGTTCAGCTTCACTAGCATGCTCACCTAAATACGCAAAAGAGTGGGCGATCATCGTTTGCTGACTTTTAGAAATGCTTGCTCTTTCAGGCATCAGATAGCGAGTAATTTCCGGTGTGAAGTAACTTAACGTGCCAGTAAAAAATATGGCGAAAAGCAACCACCCGAGTATCACACCTAAATAAGTGTGTAACCAAATCATACTCTTTCTGAATGTAGCTTTCATAATGGGTTGCTTAAAGGTGAAACTAAGGGAAGCGCCAAAACGAGAGTGGCACTAAAAGCAATTAAAAACGCGCACCACTTCACCGTATGCTTAATTGCAAAGCTTGCGATAAATACAGCAAAAAATACAAAGTAGCTTGCCATACTGCCACTTAGTATTGCTACTCCCTCTTGCTGGTTTAACGTGTGGAAAAATATAAAAGCGAAGTAAAAGCTTATTAGCGCAGAAACGGCATAGCCGCCCAAAATGGCGGCTATGCTACGCAGCGCAACGTCTACGTTCTTGTTCAATGTGCTCACTCTTTTTTAGAAGCGATAGGCAACTGAAAGTTTCGCATTACGCTCTTCACCAGGCAGACCACCTAAATACATAGCACTGCTGTAGTAATCTGTGTTGTCCAGGTTACGAATGTTTAGCTGAACATCCCAATCATCAGATACATAGCTAACTGCCGCATCCCATACTGTGTATGAATCTACGAAAGCATAGTCTACGCCAAATGCAGAAGCTGAAATGGTACGCTCGTCTTCGTAAGTCACACCGACGCTGAACTTAACCGGCGCAGGTAGCGCTTCAAAGCTATGGCTATAGGTTAGCCAAGTACTTGCGAACTTTTCAGCAATTCCCTTCGTCTGTTCTTCATCAGTGCTTGATGCAAATGCGCCGGGCTCGGTGCGTGGCTCTTGATAAGTACCATTTGCATTAAGCGACCACTGCTCATTAATATCAAAGTTAATATCTACTTCAACACCGGTAGTGCGGTCTTGTTCGTCGTAATAAAACTCAGGTACATCAACGTTGTAAGATGGATCTTCAATATTATCTTCGTACAATGGGTTAGTGTACTGAAGGTTAGTACGTGCCGTATCAAACACAACCACCGAGCCAATGACCTGTTCGTTTAAGGCAGTGAAACGTACACCTAAATCCCAAGATTCAGATTCAGAATCGGGGCGGTTATCTTCTTCTGATAAGGAACCTAACACACTGTAAGCTGTGCGACCTTTTGAGTGATTAATGAAAGTACTTAGGCTGTCGCTATACATGTAGGTTAAGCCTAGGTTGTAGGTGAAACCATCATCGTTTGCATCGTACTCTGGGTTACCATCGCTAAATTGGTTCTGATAGGTTTGCTTTACGCCGCCGTATGCACCGCCAATACGTGCAGTAAAGTTATCATTTAAATACAATACTTCTTGGAAGCTCACGCCCCAGCTAGATACTTCTTTATCGTACTTGCTACGAAGCGCTGGGTTATAGTCTTCAAATGTGCCTGTTGGCCAATTCGGTTTACGAATATCTAAAATGTAAGGTACAGCATCGCTTCGTGTGTCGTCTGCATCCCAAATAGACCACTGCGCGTATTCTACGTCCATATTTTCGTAGTTAGCACTAAATAAATGCTCACCACGAATGTCGCCTAGCGACCATGTATTGGTAAGGTCAATGAAGTATTGCCACACACTTTCTTGTGCTTCAACTTTGCGGTATTCCTGTCGACGCGCTGCGTACGGATAGAGTACGTCGTCAATTACTAGAGGCGCTCGAGGCTCTAAGTTAGTGGTGCCATTACGGTCCACATATACATAGTTGTAAGCACTGGTTTGGCGAATGTACGACGTTTCGTAGGTTCGATATTGCAATTGCTGGGTTAAAGACCAATCGTCGTTAATTGCCAAGTCTTGACGAAGCTTCACTCGGAACTCTTCACCTTCATTAGGGCGCGAAATAGGTGAGATAAGGCTAGTATCACCCAAGTCAAAAGGCTGTACCCCATCGGTAGATACCAGCGATGCAGCCAATTCGTCGCGCTGTGCATCAGTTAGCTGTAGACCACCTGATTCTGCAGTATCGTTAACTAAGTCAGCACCTGTTAAGCTACCTGCATCAGTATCAAACATGGTTAGATCGATAAGACGTACAGGATGCCCTACTGAATCGATTTGTACTGCATCGTCAATATACGCGGCTGACAAAAGAAATTGGTTATCGCTTGATGCAACGTATTTAAGTGAAGTGTAAAGCTCGCTTCGCTCATCGCTAAGCCCTCGATAACCGTCAGACTGTTCACGGTTAGCTACAACACGATAGGCAAGGTCTTTGTTAATTGCACCTGTTGCGTCAGCCATTATTGAATAGCTATCCCAACTGCCAACAGACGCTTTAATCTCATAGGCCTCTTGGAACTGAGGTTTCTTCTCAATAAGGTTGATAATACCGCCCGCTTCGCCCATGCCGTATAGGCCAGTTGCGGGGCCTTTGAGCACTTCAATACTTTCAATATTAGTCATTGAGCGCGTTGGGTTATAGCTATTGCCTAAATCGGCACCAGCGTAAATACCGTCGAAGGTGTAGTTAACACCAAGGCCCCGAATAGCTAAGTTATCGCCCACGCCATAGTTGTTACCATCCTGGCTTAAGCCACTGATGTTGCGAATACTTTCTTGCAGCGTATCAACACCCTGCTCTCTTAATAAAGTGCCGTCAACTACGACGATAGCTGCTGGCGTCTCCATTAAGCTCATATTTGATTTAGTGGCCGTACCCGACTCTAGAATGAGCCGATTGTGACGACCGTAAACGGTAATGACGTCTAAATTCTCTTCTGCACTTTCTGCTTGCTGATCTACAGGTGTTTCAACATCTTTATCTTGCGCCAGTGCCGACGTGGCAGTGACGGTCGATGTCGCTGATAAAAGAGAAAGAAGTATTGCGTTTGCAACTTTACTTTTTTTGTATGAAGTGTGGTTCATTTTCCGCCCAAATCTAAATGATAATAGTTATCGCTTTTAATGAGGGCGCGAATGTTAAGGGGGGAAGATTGTTAAATCAATATAAAAATAGGCTTTAGTTCATCTTTTTCAAAAAAATACTGGAAAA
This genomic window contains:
- a CDS encoding DUF4437 domain-containing protein; this translates as MKYLTWRKLTIASLVVGTCAALLPSAYADTKVVSAENVEWGYLNPARGDKSPGAADLWGDRTKNTAAGMLVRFNKGFESPPHIHNITYRGIVIEGEMHNADPSAAKMWMPTGSFWTQPAGEDHTTAAKDKTNLIYLEIDEGPYLVKPSKEHFDNGERPVNLHINNMVWLQKSDLVNIAAEGVSATYLWGDTNSVYGTLVKLSSGFEGSITSSGDEFKAVVIKGSLNYKQDSNAKALALDAGSYIESSTPVTHEVRNVSDADAIVYVRSSSKYQVNS
- a CDS encoding bifunctional diguanylate cyclase/phosphodiesterase, coding for MFRRSSFFTKQLLAVLVVNFFSLCLVAGLLYNNFVDDYKSNLVDVLDNQSTLLASATSTSVLFSDVETTQELLDAASKLPAIKSAKVYDDAFTVIASYTMDDFQGDISPSTVKEGATFGKHLIYYLKPIEFNNEVIGYLILTASTTSLEQQQQHAMYVVLGVIIISMLFTYLFHWRLQSFLSKPIQQLISLVKFVGSKREYAKRLPDRRDDELGELFKGVNHILATVEDHQAQLQAQNTELERVVELRTRQLYQKANYDALTQLPNRHLFVEKLDEAVNKANAQNTALSILFLDLDRFKLINDTLGHDVGDEVLIIVAKKLTAIVTKKDCVCRWGGDEFVIMLEDVAEHDELVALSSEIIESLSQPMAIGSNQLHISTSIGIALHQKNLETGIEILKHADTSMYHAKEKGPGGYSFFNIEMLEESLVRLSLESRIRQAIKLEGAFSLVYQPQVCIRSGRIIGLESLIRWNDEGTDIAPSQFIPVAEEAGLINPLTTWVLSNVCQQIRKWLDEGLSLVPVAVNLPASFLIQLDCAEQIEEVLSKYHVPPHLLEVELTENTFISSTDFALTSLKKLKKIGLNISIDDFGTGYSCLSYIGTLPINKLKIDGSFVSQLGQSSSNDGIVNTIIMLAKSLELTTLGECVETKEQQQALAEMGCDSVQGYLHHKPLKSSEIAPLMSRH
- a CDS encoding PepSY-associated TM helix domain-containing protein, with protein sequence MKATFRKSMIWLHTYLGVILGWLLFAIFFTGTLSYFTPEITRYLMPERASISKSQQTMIAHSFAYLGEHASEAEQWRIALPSERSALWSVQWREGKQRQTVVFNNQLASVENETDTKGGLFFRNFHYTLQLRGYGGRYIAGVAAMAMLLAIFTGIYTHRRFFKDFFTLRPQKLKKWTTDFHALAGILTIPFCIMICLSGIFIYAIMYLPYTANANFERGERGVNSQIIPSLPSLHLNEKIIGNDHLLKASTLPPKHNYAHILEQIANQWREPNPIARITVEGVGYKNSRMIVERSKATTVSNRAERLVFETYTGKPLKGYDDETVPAQIRRILYGLHQANFAPIGMRWLLFGLGILGCALIATGNIIWVTQRKKSAKQNPFTLALVEKGNVAAVAGLILASVSFFIANKLIGHDVEGRAQLEVNTFFTVWALSAVHAFWRTKAAVAWKEQFALASGLCFVTVAIELVSFRDRIANSIEYLDSVYLSFIPAFFVSGIILHWAAKKIGLRITNADIAKISTKSGTRVKKEQE
- a CDS encoding TonB-dependent receptor, translating into MNHTSYKKSKVANAILLSLLSATSTVTATSALAQDKDVETPVDQQAESAEENLDVITVYGRHNRLILESGTATKSNMSLMETPAAIVVVDGTLLREQGVDTLQESIRNISGLSQDGNNYGVGDNLAIRGLGVNYTFDGIYAGADLGNSYNPTRSMTNIESIEVLKGPATGLYGMGEAGGIINLIEKKPQFQEAYEIKASVGSWDSYSIMADATGAINKDLAYRVVANREQSDGYRGLSDERSELYTSLKYVASSDNQFLLSAAYIDDAVQIDSVGHPVRLIDLTMFDTDAGSLTGADLVNDTAESGGLQLTDAQRDELAASLVSTDGVQPFDLGDTSLISPISRPNEGEEFRVKLRQDLAINDDWSLTQQLQYRTYETSYIRQTSAYNYVYVDRNGTTNLEPRAPLVIDDVLYPYAARRQEYRKVEAQESVWQYFIDLTNTWSLGDIRGEHLFSANYENMDVEYAQWSIWDADDTRSDAVPYILDIRKPNWPTGTFEDYNPALRSKYDKEVSSWGVSFQEVLYLNDNFTARIGGAYGGVKQTYQNQFSDGNPEYDANDDGFTYNLGLTYMYSDSLSTFINHSKGRTAYSVLGSLSEEDNRPDSESESWDLGVRFTALNEQVIGSVVVFDTARTNLQYTNPLYEDNIEDPSYNVDVPEFYYDEQDRTTGVEVDINFDINEQWSLNANGTYQEPRTEPGAFASSTDEEQTKGIAEKFASTWLTYSHSFEALPAPVKFSVGVTYEDERTISASAFGVDYAFVDSYTVWDAAVSYVSDDWDVQLNIRNLDNTDYYSSAMYLGGLPGEERNAKLSVAYRF
- a CDS encoding DUF3325 family protein, producing MITLVFILQLLGFLCLMLVMNKHAKQAGNSRVLTQVLRVLPSPPITKLIGWMLLTASLCLALTRIEITSIAMVWWCCTLSAALLIITVYFSYLLDT
- a CDS encoding LysR family transcriptional regulator — protein: MKTEDLSVFVKVAEVNSITAAAKKLDISSSAASMAIKRLEEQLGVALFVRSTRRIRLSHEGEQYLPMAQQALNTLQQGLSLITEEKQSVNGELRMAMSSEMGRNLMRELLNKVQSENPELSLRLHVSDSRVDFYRDGVDVALRAMTKEAVKESQMYGFKLCNIPHVICASPEYLEKYGEPLTADELNQHNALLYKLYDQTHNTWELVKENEKIKVKVRSNRAVNDGDIVRRWCVDGMGVAKKSVIDVAEDLLSGKLKRVLHQYQVPLTEMWIMLPSRHLITPAVRLVRDELKLVIEDRRQKLIEKGLLNEREWPCS